In a single window of the Deinococcus aetherius genome:
- a CDS encoding helix-turn-helix transcriptional regulator, with product MTRLSEQATVALTAALYWAATDPHLFPAFVEALCAHHGASKAYLHHVVKQPGLSWYESSRQGIDAPGESFSIGVNHPRETQREYMARWVDQDGFTNAILARGLTQGPLVFDRRETCPDAEFERSAFHHEFARHHELFHLIGGAGFSLDSPAGFFVLIGRPRSLGAFPAWDVQALSLLLPHLGRAQAIHRQLWNLRRERDTRALALDTLDRPCLAVDAALRVEWMNIAAEGLLRGPGGLSVKGGQVRAEVAWQHEQLREAVRRTALLGRGISAQAGSTLAITRPAPAGPLRVTVMPLPGAGEDCMGVLLWLEDPDQVRPMPLEVLRQRYGLTAAEARVAVRLSQGDSVEEIAAGSQVSLGTVRNQLKQVFAKTDTHRQAQVVQLVLSLAAALPDRR from the coding sequence ATGACGCGACTCTCCGAGCAGGCAACCGTCGCCCTCACCGCCGCCCTGTACTGGGCCGCCACCGATCCCCACCTCTTTCCGGCCTTTGTCGAGGCCCTGTGCGCGCATCACGGCGCGAGCAAGGCTTACCTGCACCACGTCGTCAAACAGCCGGGACTCAGCTGGTACGAGAGTTCCCGGCAGGGCATCGACGCCCCGGGGGAGAGTTTTTCCATTGGCGTGAACCATCCCCGCGAGACCCAGCGCGAGTACATGGCGCGCTGGGTGGACCAGGACGGCTTCACCAACGCCATCCTGGCCCGTGGCCTCACTCAGGGGCCGCTGGTGTTCGACCGCCGTGAGACGTGTCCGGACGCGGAGTTCGAGCGCTCGGCTTTCCACCATGAATTCGCCCGCCACCACGAGTTGTTCCACCTGATCGGGGGTGCTGGGTTCTCCCTGGACAGCCCGGCGGGGTTCTTCGTGTTGATCGGTCGCCCCCGGTCACTCGGTGCGTTCCCTGCCTGGGACGTACAGGCGCTGAGCCTCCTGCTCCCGCACCTGGGCCGGGCCCAGGCCATTCACCGCCAACTGTGGAACCTGCGCCGGGAGCGCGACACCCGCGCGTTGGCACTCGACACCCTCGACCGTCCGTGCCTGGCGGTGGACGCGGCCTTGCGCGTGGAGTGGATGAACATAGCGGCCGAAGGGCTGCTGCGGGGCCCAGGGGGGCTGAGCGTCAAGGGCGGGCAGGTACGCGCAGAGGTGGCGTGGCAGCACGAGCAGCTCCGCGAAGCGGTGCGTCGCACGGCACTCCTCGGTCGGGGGATTTCGGCACAGGCCGGGAGCACCCTGGCGATCACCCGCCCAGCCCCTGCTGGGCCGCTGCGGGTCACGGTGATGCCGCTGCCAGGAGCCGGGGAAGATTGCATGGGGGTCTTGCTGTGGCTGGAGGACCCGGATCAGGTCCGGCCCATGCCGCTCGAGGTGTTGAGGCAGCGGTACGGGCTGACGGCTGCCGAGGCACGCGTGGCCGTGCGGCTGTCCCAGGGCGACTCCGTCGAGGAGATCGCAGCGGGCTCTCAGGTAAGCCTGGGCACTGTACGCAACCAGCTCAAACAGGTCTTTGCCAAGACGGACACCCACCGGCAGGCCCAGGTCGTCCAGCTGGTCCTGAGCCTGGCTGCCGCACTTCCCGACCGTCGCTAG
- a CDS encoding LGFP repeat-containing protein, with protein sequence MTNVTKTGATQKPKIKVEVVPKGEYKPGPKIKMPPGVTAIFAKHQALGGDTGLLGKATGPEQMTPNGQGWYRHYQHGSIYWTSAAGAFEVHGDIRAKWETLGWETSFLGFPITDETTTPDGVGRFNHFQGGSIYWTPATGAHEVHGDIRTKWSALGWERSYLGYPMSDEQTTPDGIGRYSDFEHGQITWSPALGAAVSFTSYDPAAGGGGGVKPQGLPGNGEPEVRRRLVCSAHMDLTDDESWPWHDEHSSADGTNEAVLTTDLPQDVLTMSDGAGGELRVELKLIAQVRSNGDVLVKGNLDLFEGTSEQNNDLDGNETFNILVPRDGITSEQVTVRNEDEGGDLAVVSMNFSNYAI encoded by the coding sequence ATGACGAACGTGACGAAGACGGGCGCGACGCAAAAGCCCAAGATCAAGGTTGAGGTCGTCCCCAAAGGCGAGTACAAGCCAGGGCCCAAGATCAAGATGCCGCCCGGCGTGACGGCCATCTTCGCCAAGCATCAGGCGCTGGGCGGCGACACCGGGCTGCTGGGTAAGGCCACCGGACCCGAGCAGATGACCCCGAATGGCCAGGGGTGGTACCGCCACTACCAGCACGGCTCGATCTACTGGACCTCAGCGGCGGGCGCCTTTGAAGTCCACGGCGACATTCGCGCGAAGTGGGAGACGCTGGGGTGGGAGACCTCCTTCCTCGGCTTCCCGATCACCGACGAGACCACCACCCCCGACGGGGTGGGCCGCTTCAACCATTTCCAGGGCGGCTCGATCTACTGGACGCCGGCGACCGGGGCGCACGAGGTGCACGGCGACATCCGCACGAAATGGTCCGCGCTGGGCTGGGAACGCTCCTACCTGGGGTACCCGATGAGCGACGAGCAGACGACCCCCGACGGCATCGGACGCTACAGCGACTTCGAGCACGGTCAGATCACCTGGTCGCCCGCCCTCGGGGCGGCGGTCTCCTTCACCTCCTACGACCCGGCGGCAGGCGGCGGCGGCGGGGTGAAGCCTCAGGGCCTGCCGGGGAACGGCGAGCCCGAGGTGCGCCGGCGGCTGGTGTGTTCCGCGCACATGGACCTGACCGACGACGAGAGCTGGCCCTGGCACGATGAGCACAGCTCGGCCGACGGGACTAACGAGGCCGTCCTGACCACCGATCTGCCTCAGGACGTCCTGACGATGAGCGACGGGGCCGGAGGAGAACTGCGGGTCGAACTCAAGCTCATCGCCCAGGTCAGGAGCAACGGTGACGTGCTGGTGAAAGGGAATCTCGACCTCTTCGAGGGGACCAGCGAGCAGAACAACGACCTCGACGGCAACGAGACATTCAATATTCTGGTGCCGCGCGACGGCATCACCTCCGAACAGGTGACCGTTCGCAACGAGGACGAGGGCGGCGACCTGGCGGTGGTCTCCATGAATTTCTCGAACTACGCCATCTGA
- a CDS encoding LexA family protein, producing MSERQPEGPSGRQRDVLEEIARLERQGEGVTTGRLAESLSLPRQNVRTYLIALRDKDFIRYDAAERRTAMIRLTEEGWAVTQGRVPPLGALGEAGEPLAFPIVGEVAAGEPILAEQHIEGYAARLSDVLDLREGDFLLKVRGDSMIGVGIYPGDYVAIHPLIDEPHSGEIALVAVPGENTATLKRWHRNNGTVTLISENPAYPNMTYRTEEVEVRGCLVGHVGTGRTRRSRQAQEP from the coding sequence ATGAGCGAGCGACAGCCGGAGGGACCGAGCGGACGGCAGCGAGACGTGCTGGAGGAGATCGCCCGGCTGGAACGCCAGGGCGAGGGCGTGACGACGGGGAGATTAGCCGAAAGTCTCTCCCTGCCGCGTCAGAACGTGCGGACGTACCTCATTGCCCTGCGGGACAAGGACTTCATCCGCTACGACGCCGCGGAACGCCGGACGGCCATGATCCGCCTCACCGAAGAAGGCTGGGCCGTCACCCAGGGCCGTGTCCCGCCCTTAGGGGCCTTAGGTGAAGCGGGGGAGCCCCTAGCCTTCCCGATTGTCGGTGAGGTGGCGGCGGGTGAGCCCATCCTGGCCGAGCAGCACATCGAGGGTTACGCCGCCAGACTCTCCGACGTGCTGGACCTGCGCGAAGGGGACTTCCTGCTCAAGGTGCGCGGCGACAGCATGATCGGCGTCGGCATCTACCCCGGTGATTACGTCGCCATCCACCCCCTGATTGACGAGCCCCATAGCGGTGAGATCGCCCTGGTCGCCGTGCCTGGGGAGAACACCGCCACCCTCAAACGCTGGCACCGCAACAACGGCACGGTGACCCTGATCAGCGAGAACCCGGCCTACCCGAACATGACCTACCGGACTGAGGAGGTCGAGGTGCGGGGCTGCCTGGTCGGGCACGTCGGCACGGGCCGGACACGTCGCAGTCGACAGGCCCAGGAGCCTTGA